A window of Malania oleifera isolate guangnan ecotype guangnan chromosome 5, ASM2987363v1, whole genome shotgun sequence contains these coding sequences:
- the LOC131155970 gene encoding uncharacterized mitochondrial protein AtMg00810-like yields the protein MVTVRTLLAIAAVRGWFLQQLDINNAFLHGDLEEEVYMELPPAYPNENGRKAAEGSFTAILIYVDDIIIAGNNMDEIDQLKRSLDDRFKIKDLGKLKYFLSIEVARTARRIHLCQGKYTLDILRDSGTIGSTPARIPLDQNVRLSKEEGELLPEPALYRRLIGRLLYLTITKPELAYSVQILSQFMKDPRVPHLQAAHKVLQFIKGSPGRGLFYPMNSKIHLRGFCDSDWGACPDTRRSVTGYCVFLGRSLVSWKSKKQSVVSRSSAEAKYRAMANGSVVGGADREVEKEWFGEQLVFRAVAGGDGGWPELVSEIGHSRGDLELMAAMLLYMSGCCGRERRCCVGRGLL from the exons ATGGTTACTGTGAGAACCCTGTTAGCAATTGCAGCAGTAAGAGGGTGGTTCTTGCAACAATTAGATATCAataatgccttcttacatggggACTTGGAGGAGGAGGTGTACATGGAATTGCCCCCGGCGTATCCCAATGAAAATGGAAGAAAA GCCGCTGAGGGCTCTTTCACAGCCATTCttatatacgtagatgatataatcatTGCTGGAAACAACATGGATGAAATTGATCAATTGAAGAGGTCTCTTGATGATCGATTCAAAATTAAAGACCTTGGCAAGCTGAAGTATTTTCTGAGTATTGAAGTGGCAAGAACAGCAAGGAGGATTCACTTATGTCAAGGCAAATACACTTTGGATATTCTAAGAGACTCGGGTACCATTGGCTCCACTCCAGCAAGGATTCCCTTGGATCAAAATGTGAGACTGTCCAAAGAAGAAGGAGAATTACTTCCTGAGCCTGCTCTTTATAGAAGATTGATCGGTAGATTATTGTATTTGACAATAACTAAGCCTGAATTAGCTTACTCAGTCCAAATTCTAAGCCAATTCATGAAGGATCCAAGGGTGCCACACCTGCAGGCAGCCCACAAGGTACTGCAGTTCATCAAAGGATCACCAGGACGGGGTTTGTTCTatccaatgaactcaaaaatcCATCTTAGAGGTTTTTGTGATTCAGATTGGGGGGCTTGTCCAGACACCAGAAGATCTGTGACAGGCTATTGTGTGTTCCTTGGGAGATCCTTAGtgtcttggaaatcaaagaaacaaagtgtggtcTCTAGATCTTCTGCAGAGGCAAAGTATCGCGCGATGGCAAAT GGAAGTGTGGTTGGTGGTGCGGACAGAGAGGTGGAGAAGGAGTGGTTTGGGGAGCAGCTGGTGTTTAGGGCCGTGGCCGGTGGTGATGGTGGGTGGCCGGAACTGGTAAGTGAGATCGGGCATTCTCGGGGAGATCTGGAGCTGATGGCGGCTATGCTGCTGTACATGAGTGGATGCTGCGGCCGTGAACGGAGGTGCTGCGTTGGCCGTGGGCTGCTGTGA